The nucleotide window CAGCACTTATGGCAGCAGGTGTTAAAGGAATTCTTGCAGTTGGAACTGACCAGTTTCACATCTTTGCAAAGGCAATAATGGGAACAGTCATCCACAAGAAACTTGGCAATGTCTGTGTAGGTCTTGCAGTTGCCTTTGTTATTGGCTCAGTGTTGGGTGCTACAACAGGTGGTTACATTCAGAGAAGCATTTATAACTGGGATCCTGTAGCAAGTGAAGCCTTTATAAGTGTCATTTATGCTGTAATACTTGGTTTTCTTGGATTTTATGGATTGAGAGACTACATAAAGCTCAGCAAAGCTCGTAAAAAAGGTGCTCAGACAGGCGGTGATGCTCACGGTGATGCCCATGGTGGACCAATGACAACAACAAAGCTTGCATTAAACATTCAGAAGATTAATATACCTCCAATGATTAGTTTTGACGAAGACTTTGGTGGAAGAAGAATTTCATGGCTGTTTGTTACAATGTGTGGTTTTCTTGTCGGACTTCTTGCAGCAGTCATGGGTGTTGGTGGTGGATTTGTAACATTTCCTCTTTTTGTCTATGTTCTTGGTGTATCAACCCCAACAACTGTAGGAACTGATATACTTCAGATAATATTTACTGCCGGTTACTCATCTATTACTCAGTATGCAATATACGGATATGTTTTCTACACACTTGCTATGGGACTTCTTCTTGGCTCACTTATAGGAATTCAGATCGGTGCTCTTACAACAAAGGTTGTTCCCGGTATGGTAATAAGAGGTTTCTGGGTTTTGACAATTTTAGCTGGCTTTGCAAACAGAGCAAGTGTTGTTCCCGATAAATTAAGAAGCCTTGAAATTTGGTCAATTTCTAAGGAAGTCTGTGACATAATAATTCTCATAGGAAACATTGTATTCTGGGCAGCAGTTGGTGGTTTTGCAATTTGGGTTTTAGGAAGTTTCTTTAAGAATTTAAAGTCTTTTAGAGAGGAGGGATAAGATGGCTGCTGACAAAAAACATTTAGCATGGGGATTGATTTTACTTGGAAGCTTTGTAGGTGTGCTGATACTTATATTCGCACCAATCTATGGACAGGGGATGAACGGACTTGAATACAGTGATGACCTTTTTAACAAGCTTGCAAAAGGCTCAGCTTATCAGATTCCGAAGTTGAAAAAAGATGTAGAAAAATATAAAGGTAAAGTTCTTGATGTGGTGATTGATGCAAAGAAAGAAGGAGACAAACCTGGTGATGCAGAAAAAAGAGCTGAGAGAATAGCTAAGGTATTCACAATAAATGGTGCAAAGGCAGAGGTGCAGGGTTCAAAAGTTCATATTACTGGAGATTTTGGTGCAATTATGGCTTCAGCTATTGAAGATGCTGACCAGATGTATCACAACAATGGAGACTACATTAAGAAAAAATACGATGTTACCGATGATGAAAAGATGAAACAGATGTTCAGACAGTGGCATAATGCTTTAAGTCTTGTTAATAAGAAATTAATACTTGATAAGAAGGCTGAGGATGCCAATTTTGTTAAAACTGTTATAACAAAGGCAATTGAGCCTGCATATAACTTTTATGGAATTCAGGCAGTTAAAATTTCAGAAAAAGCAGGTGTGGCAACAGGTCTTCTTGTTTTCTATGTTATCTATACAATCTGGTACGGCTTTGGAGTTCTTTATCTATTTGAAGGTTTAGGACTTTCCACAAAGAAAGCAAAGGTAAAGAAGGAGGTATAAAATGGCAATTGGAGCATGCCCTTTAACAAAATTAGATAAAATCTTAGTAGCAACCGATGGCTCAGAAGCAGCAAAGTTTGCAGCACAGGCAGCAGTTGACCTTGCAAAACCCTGTAGCAGCACAGTTTATGCAATATGCGTTGCTGAAGTGCCAATTTTTGCAGCAGAGTTTGTGGAAACACTGCCCCAGTTAATAGATACTTTAGAAAAAAGAGCAAATCAGGCTCTTGATGAGGTAAAGACAATTGCTGACAAAGCAGGTGTAAAGTGCGAAACAATAAGCTATACAGGACCAGAACCATACAAGTACATAATTGACGAGGCAATTAAAAATAGTGTTGATTTGATTATCCTTGGCAAAAAAGGTGTAATGCTCGGTGCAGTTGGCAAAAAAGTAATAGGAAATGCACCTTGCAAAGTTCTGGTAGTTCCGGTTGGTGCAACTTTGAATTTTGATAAGATTCTGCTTGCAACCGATGGTTCTGTTTACAGCAATGTAGCTGCACAGGAAGCAATAGGAGCAGCAAAAAGATTTGGTAGTGAGCTAATTGCTGTGTCAGTTGCCAAAAGAGACAGTGATGTTGTTTATGCTGAGGAAGCCGTAAAAGCAGTAAAAGAGGTTGCTGAAAGGGAAGGCCTTAAGATTCAAACGATTGTTGCAAAGGGGGAACCCTTTGAACAGATTGTTGATACGGCAAACAAAAATTCAGTTGGACTTGTAGTGATGGGGACCTATGGTAAAACAGGAATTGAAAAGTTCTTTATGGGAAGTGTCACAGACAGAGT belongs to Thermodesulfovibrio aggregans and includes:
- a CDS encoding sulfite exporter TauE/SafE family protein, which gives rise to MSKLRKLYELMMAGAIYQARWEKQMSDNILKNKKRLLILIALLSPILLVSFLGAADFLGGKSAYAPSHYTTTVFIASIAVGLAAGLITGCIGAGGGFIIAPALMAAGVKGILAVGTDQFHIFAKAIMGTVIHKKLGNVCVGLAVAFVIGSVLGATTGGYIQRSIYNWDPVASEAFISVIYAVILGFLGFYGLRDYIKLSKARKKGAQTGGDAHGDAHGGPMTTTKLALNIQKINIPPMISFDEDFGGRRISWLFVTMCGFLVGLLAAVMGVGGGFVTFPLFVYVLGVSTPTTVGTDILQIIFTAGYSSITQYAIYGYVFYTLAMGLLLGSLIGIQIGALTTKVVPGMVIRGFWVLTILAGFANRASVVPDKLRSLEIWSISKEVCDIIILIGNIVFWAAVGGFAIWVLGSFFKNLKSFREEG
- a CDS encoding universal stress protein, which codes for MAIGACPLTKLDKILVATDGSEAAKFAAQAAVDLAKPCSSTVYAICVAEVPIFAAEFVETLPQLIDTLEKRANQALDEVKTIADKAGVKCETISYTGPEPYKYIIDEAIKNSVDLIILGKKGVMLGAVGKKVIGNAPCKVLVVPVGATLNFDKILLATDGSVYSNVAAQEAIGAAKRFGSELIAVSVAKRDSDVVYAEEAVKAVKEVAEREGLKIQTIVAKGEPFEQIVDTANKNSVGLVVMGTYGKTGIEKFFMGSVTDRVIGTIARPVMVVRKK